One Miscanthus floridulus cultivar M001 chromosome 11, ASM1932011v1, whole genome shotgun sequence DNA window includes the following coding sequences:
- the LOC136494123 gene encoding probable polyol transporter 4: MMLPSAELSSSNGGGGASGLPTLPDFLGRKNKYVRMDDVLPPEQEGEDGGVLVRERQSSRRYVFACSVFASLNSVLLGYDVGVMSGCILFIQRDLHINEVQQEVLVGCLSFISLLGSLAGGRTSDAMGRKWTIGLAAVVFQAGAAVMTLAPSFRVLMVGRLLAGIGIGFGVMIAPVYIAEISPAGSRGSFTSFPEIFINLGILLGYISNYAFSGLPDHINWRVMLAVGILPSVSIAFALLVIPESPRWLVMQGRADEARAVLLRVTDTEDEAKERLAEIEAAAAAAATGAAGNGNYGDRNKTVWQELSRPSPVIARMLVTGVGIQCFQQITGIDALVYYSPTIFRDAGITTERQLLAATVAVGFFKTAFIALAIVLIDRVGRKPLLYVSTVGMTACLAALSAALFLQARGSVSRGAGVGVAILTVCGDVAFFSVGIGPICWVVSSEIFPLRLRSQAAALGAVANRVTSGAVAMSFLSICRAISVSGAFAAFAAISALSVLFVHKFVPETSGKTLEQIESLFGGGSGGEDRRELELGDVEQLVHK, translated from the exons ATGATGCTTCCGAGCGCCGAGCTGTCGTCgtccaacggcggcggcggcgccagtgGCCTGCCGACCCTGCCGGACTTCTTGGGCAGGAAGAACAAGTACGTGCGCATGGACGACGTGCTCCCTCCTGAGCAGGAAGGCGAGGACGGCGGCGTCCTTGTCCGTGAGCGCCAGAGCAGCAGGAGATACGTCTTCGCCTGCTCCGTCTTCGCCTCCCTCAACTCCGTGCTGCTCGGCTACG ATGTTGGTGTGATGAGCGGTTGCATTCTGTTCATTCAGAGGGATCTTCACATCAACGAGGTGCAGCAGGAGGTCCTGGTGGGCTGCCTTAGCTTCATCTCCCTCCTCGGCAGCCTCGCTGGCGGGAGGACATCGGACGCCATGGGCCGGAAGTGGACCATCGGCCTCGCCGCCGTCGTCTTCCAGGCCGGCGCGGCCGTCATGACGCTGGCCCCGTCGTTCCGGGTCCTCATGGTGGGCCGCCTGCTTGCCGGCATCGGCATCGGGTTCGGCGTCATGATCGCGCCGGTGTACATCGCTGAAATATCCCCCGCGGGGTCCAGGGGCTCGTTCACATCCTTCCCGGAGATCTTCATCAACCTCGGCATCCTCCTCGGGTACATCTCCAACTACGCCTTCTCAGGGCTCCCCGACCACATCAACTGGCGTGTCATGCTCGCCGTTGGCATCCTGCCGTCCGTGTCCATCGCCTTCGCGCTGCTCGTGATCCCGGAGTCGCCGCGGTGGCTGGTCATGCAGGGCAGGGCCGACGAGGCGCGCGCCGTGCTCCTCAGGGTCACCGACACCGAGGACGAGGCTAAGGAGAGGCTCGCCGAGATCGAGGCTGCTGCTGCGGCCGCCGCCACGGGCGCCGCCGGCAATGGCAATTACGGCGACAGGAACAAGACGGTGTGGCAGGAGCTGTCGAGGCCATCCCCGGTGATCGCCCGGATGCTCGTCACCGGAGTAGGCATCCAGTGCTTCCAGCAGATCACGGGCATCGACGCGCTGGTGTACTACAGCCCGACCATCTTCCGGGACGCCGGGATCACCACCGAGCGCCAGCTCCTCGCCGCCACGGTCGCCGTCGGGTTCTTCAAGACGGCGTTCATCGCGCTGGCCATCGTGCTAATCGACCGTGTCGGCCGGAAGCCACTGCTGTACGTCAGCACGGTCGGCATGACCGCCTGCCTGGCGGCGCTGTCCGCCGCGCTCTTCCTGCAGGCTCGTGGGTCGGTGTCCCGCGGCGCCGGTGTTGGTGTCGCCATCTTGACGGTGTGCGGCGACGTGGCCTTTTTCTCGGTGGGGATAGGGCCCATCTGCTGGGTGGTGAGCTCCGAGATCTTCCCGCTGCGACTGCGCTCGCAGGCCGCGGCGCTGGGGGCCGTGGCCAACAGGGTGACCAGCGGCGCGGTGGCCATGTCATTCCTCTCTATCTGCCGCGCCATCTCCGTCTCGGGCGCATTCGCCGCGTTCGCGGCCATTTCTGCCCTCTCGGTGCTCTTTGTGCACAAGTTCGTGCCAGAGACCAGCGGCAAGACACTGGAGCAGATCGAATCTCTGTTCGGTGGCGGTAGCGGCGGCGAGGACCGGCGGGAGCTGGAGCTCGGCGATGTGGAGCAGCTGGTGCACAAGTGA